One segment of Erigeron canadensis isolate Cc75 chromosome 2, C_canadensis_v1, whole genome shotgun sequence DNA contains the following:
- the LOC122586849 gene encoding ADP,ATP carrier protein ER-ANT1 isoform X1 — MVISADSRKQEKFEMATKSEVFSSDFLMGGTAAIISKSAAAPIDRVKLILQNQGELLKRGQLNRPYMGVGDCFKRVFKEEGFFSFWRGNHVNVIRYFPTQAFNFAFKGYFKSLFGQSKERDGYLRWFVGNVASGSAAGATTSFFLYHLEYARTRLATDSVGNSTIKKRQYNGLFDVYRKTLATDGIRGLYRGFGISIVGITLYRGMYFGLYDSLKPVVLVGSFQDNFVASFFLGWSVTTFSGVCAYPFDTLRRRMMLTSGQPSKYRHTVHALTEIIRYEGFWSLYRGVTANMLVGVAGAGVLAGYDKLYRIKKSLEVSQ; from the exons ATGGTGATTTCTGCAGATTCGAGAAAGCAGGAAAAGTTTGAAATGGCAACAAAATCAGAAGTGTTTTCTTCTGATTTTTTGATGGGAGGTACAGCAGCCATCATATCAAAAAGTGCGGCAGCACCAATTGATAGAGTAAAACTTATACTGCAAAATCAAGGTGAGCTGTTGAAAAGAGGTCAACTGAACAGACCATATATGGGAGTCGGTGATTGCTTCAAAAGGGTTTTCAAAGAAGAAGGCTTTTTCTCATTTTGGAGGGGTAATCACGTCAATGTCATTCGATATTTTCCAACTCAG GCTTTCAATTTTGCATTCAAGGGTTACTTCAAAAGTCTATTTGGGCAGTCAAAAGAGAGAGATGGGTATCTGaggtggtttgttggcaatgtTGCTTCAGGGAGTGCTGCGGGGGCCACCACTTCATTTTTTCTGTATCATTTGGAGTACGCCCGTACCCGTTTAGCAACTGATTCGGTTGGTAATTCAACCATCAAAAAGCGACAATATAATGGGCTATTCGATGTATACCGCAAGACCCTTGCAACTGATGGCATTCGAGGGTTGTACCGTGGATTTGGGATTTCAATAGTGGGGATTACTCTGTATAGAGGGATGTATTTTGGGTTATATGACAGCTTGAAGCCTGTTGTCTTAGTTGGATCATTTCAG GATAATTTTGTTGCCAGTTTTTTCTTGGGTTGGAGTGTGACAACATTTTCTGGTGTTTGTGCTTACCCATTTGACACATTAAGGCGGAGAATGATGTTGACTTCTGGTCAACCATCTAAGTATCGTCACACTGTACATGCATTGACTGAAATCATTCGTTATGAGGGTTTCTGGTCATTATACCGAGGAGTTACTGCAAACATGCTTGTTGGCGTAGCTGGGGCTGGAGTTCTTGCAGGGTATGATAAACTGTATCGAATTAAAAAAAGTCTCGAAGTAAGCCAGTGA
- the LOC122586849 gene encoding ADP,ATP carrier protein ER-ANT1 isoform X2: MATKSEVFSSDFLMGGTAAIISKSAAAPIDRVKLILQNQGELLKRGQLNRPYMGVGDCFKRVFKEEGFFSFWRGNHVNVIRYFPTQAFNFAFKGYFKSLFGQSKERDGYLRWFVGNVASGSAAGATTSFFLYHLEYARTRLATDSVGNSTIKKRQYNGLFDVYRKTLATDGIRGLYRGFGISIVGITLYRGMYFGLYDSLKPVVLVGSFQDNFVASFFLGWSVTTFSGVCAYPFDTLRRRMMLTSGQPSKYRHTVHALTEIIRYEGFWSLYRGVTANMLVGVAGAGVLAGYDKLYRIKKSLEVSQ, from the exons ATGGCAACAAAATCAGAAGTGTTTTCTTCTGATTTTTTGATGGGAGGTACAGCAGCCATCATATCAAAAAGTGCGGCAGCACCAATTGATAGAGTAAAACTTATACTGCAAAATCAAGGTGAGCTGTTGAAAAGAGGTCAACTGAACAGACCATATATGGGAGTCGGTGATTGCTTCAAAAGGGTTTTCAAAGAAGAAGGCTTTTTCTCATTTTGGAGGGGTAATCACGTCAATGTCATTCGATATTTTCCAACTCAG GCTTTCAATTTTGCATTCAAGGGTTACTTCAAAAGTCTATTTGGGCAGTCAAAAGAGAGAGATGGGTATCTGaggtggtttgttggcaatgtTGCTTCAGGGAGTGCTGCGGGGGCCACCACTTCATTTTTTCTGTATCATTTGGAGTACGCCCGTACCCGTTTAGCAACTGATTCGGTTGGTAATTCAACCATCAAAAAGCGACAATATAATGGGCTATTCGATGTATACCGCAAGACCCTTGCAACTGATGGCATTCGAGGGTTGTACCGTGGATTTGGGATTTCAATAGTGGGGATTACTCTGTATAGAGGGATGTATTTTGGGTTATATGACAGCTTGAAGCCTGTTGTCTTAGTTGGATCATTTCAG GATAATTTTGTTGCCAGTTTTTTCTTGGGTTGGAGTGTGACAACATTTTCTGGTGTTTGTGCTTACCCATTTGACACATTAAGGCGGAGAATGATGTTGACTTCTGGTCAACCATCTAAGTATCGTCACACTGTACATGCATTGACTGAAATCATTCGTTATGAGGGTTTCTGGTCATTATACCGAGGAGTTACTGCAAACATGCTTGTTGGCGTAGCTGGGGCTGGAGTTCTTGCAGGGTATGATAAACTGTATCGAATTAAAAAAAGTCTCGAAGTAAGCCAGTGA
- the LOC122586851 gene encoding truncated transcription factor CAULIFLOWER A-like isoform X1, with amino-acid sequence MGRGRVTLKRIENKINRQVTFSKRRSGLLKKAHEISVLCDADVALIVFSTKGKLCEYATDSSNRMERIIERYERYSDAKMQLNSTNESQGNWSLEHAKLKSRIEQLQKTQRHFIGEELDSLNLKELQSLEQQLDSALKNIRSKKNQVMLETISQLQKKDKDLQDQNNLLSKQIKEQEKEVARHELEMQNHGIVPSFQLNSLNNCDSYMAGGDGEIEENPRQGQPSTVMPPWMIQYMNQ; translated from the exons ATGGGAAGAGGAAGAGTGACGTTGAAAAggatagaaaacaaaataaacaggCAGGTGACTTTTTCAAAACGGCGGTCAGGTCTGCTCAAAAAAGCTCATGAGATCTCTGTTCTTTGTGATGCTGACGTGGCTCTCATCGTCTTCTCTACTAAAGGCAAGCTCTGCGAATATGCTACTGATTCCTC CAACAGAATGGAAAGGATCATTGAGAGGTACGAAAGGTATTCGGATGCAAAGATGCAACTTAATTCGACTAATGAATCACAG GGAAACTGGTCTCTGGAGCATGCCAAGCTCAAAAGTAGAATTGAGCAATTGCAGAAAACCCAAAG GCATTTCATAGGAGAAGAACTTGATTCCTTGAACCTCAAAGAGCTTCAAAGTTTGGAGCAGCAACTTGATTCAGCTCTCAAAAACATTAGGTCAAAAAAG AATCAAGTCATGCTTGAAACCATTTCTCAGCTCCAAAAGAAG GACAAAGATTTGCAGGATCAAAACAACTTGCTTTCTAAGCAG ATCAAGGAACAAGAGAAAGAAGTAGCACGCCATGAGTTAGAGATGCAGAACCATGGTATCGTGCCCTCATTTCAGTTAAATAGCTTGAACAACTG TGACTCATACATGGCAGGAGGCGATGGGGAAATAGAAGAAAACCCAAGACAAGGTCAACCATCTACTGTCATGCCCCCCTGGATGATTCAATACATGAACCAGTAA
- the LOC122586851 gene encoding truncated transcription factor CAULIFLOWER A-like isoform X2, with amino-acid sequence MGRGRVTLKRIENKINRQVTFSKRRSGLLKKAHEISVLCDADVALIVFSTKGKLCEYATDSSMERIIERYERYSDAKMQLNSTNESQGNWSLEHAKLKSRIEQLQKTQRHFIGEELDSLNLKELQSLEQQLDSALKNIRSKKNQVMLETISQLQKKDKDLQDQNNLLSKQIKEQEKEVARHELEMQNHGIVPSFQLNSLNNCDSYMAGGDGEIEENPRQGQPSTVMPPWMIQYMNQ; translated from the exons ATGGGAAGAGGAAGAGTGACGTTGAAAAggatagaaaacaaaataaacaggCAGGTGACTTTTTCAAAACGGCGGTCAGGTCTGCTCAAAAAAGCTCATGAGATCTCTGTTCTTTGTGATGCTGACGTGGCTCTCATCGTCTTCTCTACTAAAGGCAAGCTCTGCGAATATGCTACTGATTCCTC AATGGAAAGGATCATTGAGAGGTACGAAAGGTATTCGGATGCAAAGATGCAACTTAATTCGACTAATGAATCACAG GGAAACTGGTCTCTGGAGCATGCCAAGCTCAAAAGTAGAATTGAGCAATTGCAGAAAACCCAAAG GCATTTCATAGGAGAAGAACTTGATTCCTTGAACCTCAAAGAGCTTCAAAGTTTGGAGCAGCAACTTGATTCAGCTCTCAAAAACATTAGGTCAAAAAAG AATCAAGTCATGCTTGAAACCATTTCTCAGCTCCAAAAGAAG GACAAAGATTTGCAGGATCAAAACAACTTGCTTTCTAAGCAG ATCAAGGAACAAGAGAAAGAAGTAGCACGCCATGAGTTAGAGATGCAGAACCATGGTATCGTGCCCTCATTTCAGTTAAATAGCTTGAACAACTG TGACTCATACATGGCAGGAGGCGATGGGGAAATAGAAGAAAACCCAAGACAAGGTCAACCATCTACTGTCATGCCCCCCTGGATGATTCAATACATGAACCAGTAA